One Lachancea thermotolerans CBS 6340 chromosome B complete sequence genomic window, CAAAAACCTCAACGCGCAAGACGTGCAAGCTGCTTTCGCGCCCTTTGGTGCCATTGTGTCTTGCCGTGCAGACGTGGATTCTCGGAGCCTACTTGTCCAATTTCGGAAAGTTGCGTGCGCAATTCGGTGCACCAAAGCGGCCACGCTCTTCTTTAGCAACAGGTTCGTTACTGTCGAGTTATACCAGGGCGACCCTGAAAGTTTTGGTAGCGTGCGGCTAATTGGTAGTGCCCCTCAACCGGTGGCTGCAGATTCGGATCCGGTTCCGCCTTCGGCTGCGAAGCCCTCACCTGTTCCCTTCAATGACCGCGTTCAACAAGTCCAGACCGCCCAGCAAACCATATTCGAGCAAAATCAGCGTTCTGCTGAAGCCTACAAGCACAATTTCGCTCAGTTGTTTGAGTCGAAGGAAAAGCTACTTCGGGCGCACCAAGCCGCTCTGCAGGAACTTAAGCAAAAGGTTCTCGCCACAGAGGATCCGGCTAGTATCTCTCGAACAATCATAgagtttcaagaactacAGAAGAATATGGAGAGCCTTGGTATAACGCCGATTGCCATGGTTCAGCTGAAACTTCAGAAGTTTAACCTCGACGACCCGTCGGAATTCCCTGTCGAGAGTccgcgcgcgctcgcggTCAAGCAAAAGCGAACTAAGAAGGCTGCATCATTTCGGAGAAAAATCAAAcgcagaagatgaaatGATCTCGTGCTTTTATGGAAACTACACAATATGATTACAACAGAGGTTATTTCCTCTTAAGTTTCACGAATTACCCATACCCCGTGTCTTAGCCCTCATGCGCTCTATCCTAGCCTTTAGTTGCGATGTTACCTCAGCCGCTCTTTTCCAGCTTTCgtcattcaaaaagctaTTGCCGGTCGTGGCAGCACGCTCCGCGGAACGCAGCTGCAAGGAGTTTACTCTATGAGGCAAGTCGTCGCTACATTCACTCGGGGACCTCAGTCTACTACCGACGCTCGGTAGACGGCTGTCTGCAATCCTATCTGAATTTGCGTCGAACGATGGCGAAGCGCGGCCGTTagatgaggaggagaaAACTCTTTTGGTTGGCGGGGTCCCAGGTGGTGCTAAAGATAGCGGCGCCGACGGAGGTTCGAATGAGGAAGCCGACCGAACGCCGTAATTGGAAGAGGGCAGGGTTGACTTGGCTTCTAACTCCTGCTCTAGGTTGGATATCCGATCTTGAAGACGAGTAATCTGCATTTCCTTTGATCGCAGCTCGATGTTGCTTTCGTGTAAGCTGGATTGAACGGTGTCCAACTGCTGTCGTAAAGAAGAATTTTCTGAGCTCAAATGCGAAGCCTTGTTTTGGAAGTCTGTGATGGTGGCCAAAAATTCTTGGCGCTCTTTAAGCCACTTTTGCTTCtgtctttgaagttcttcgaatCCTGCATGAGGCGCTGCCTGCGGTTTCGAGGCAGGTGCGGAGTCAGTAGTCAAGGAACGCGCCGTCAGTCTGGATTTCATGGACGACGCTCCATCTTGGTAAGTTTCCACTCGAGTGCCTGTCTTTAGAGGCGATGAAGGGCCTCTCTTGGAAGGTATTGTCGACAGCGGTTTCCGAAGCGGCAAGGTGCTTCCGCTGGTTGCCTGCGCACTCAAGTCAGGTGTAGGAGTCGTGCGCGGCGCTTGGCGACGGCTCGCGTTGGGAGTGTAAGGCATCGAGGGCTTCTCCCTTCGTGCAGGAGCCGATGTGACGGCACCCTTTGTGGCACCACCCGCGACCTCGACTTTCTCATAATGTTCGTAgacttttttcttctttaaaTTGTCAAGCTTGTCCAGCACGTCAGAAACTTCTCTCTCTCCAACGAGCTTCATTAAGGTAGCCAAGCACTCGAACCCGGCGTCACGTACTGTTGGCTGAGTATCTCCAACGATTTTAAGTAGCATTTGTGAAATATCAGGTACTAATTTGATgagcagctcatcgccaaaGTGGCGACCTTCAGGCGTCCATTTTTTCAGAAGGCGCGTCAGAAACCTAGTACTTTCTGTTCGAACCTGGGGAGTTTTGTGGTTAATAAAGCTCAAATTGTCTTCGAGGCAAGCATCTACACCACAGCAGTCGGCAATATTGTTGAGTGCTTCGCAAATCGCTTCATTCACCgaagccttcttctctttggaCCGCTCGAGCAGTGATCTCAGCACAATGGAGCCGTAACTCCTGGTGAAGTTtgctttcagcttctggCATAATTGCTGGACGCATTGTGCTGCCAGTGTAACCGCTTGAACATTTGCATCTTTCTCTATTACATGAGCGACAGCCCTCAAAAAATCACTGTAGTCCTGGCCCTTGGcctcaaatttcttggtTGGAATCAGAACTTGGTTGAGTAtttcttccagaacttCAACACGATCCTTCCACTTGGATGATGTTATTCTTTCCATGAAATCGAGCGGAAATTTTTCGAGAACCGGCGAAACTGGCAGGAGCTCGAAAGGGTCAAGCTGAGGAAGTCCAGGATTTGCGTGAGCTTTGACATCAGGAAAAGACTCTCCCATCAAGGTGTCACCATCCTTGTCTTTGCTACCTTCtaaattttgaacttcgagCCCCTTCTGCCACTGAAATGGACGCGGTTGGGAGGTTGGAGGGATCTCGCCGTCGTATTTGCCAAACGTCTTGTCGAGGTCACGCTGCTGGATaggcttcaacttttctAACAGCAGTTCCTGGAGTAGGTCCCGACCTAGCCACTTGTAAAGCTGCAGGATGAGATTCATGGTTTGAGACCTAACGTTTCGGTCGGCATGACTAGAAAGTTTCGGCAGGGGTTCAAGCAGAACAGGTAGAAACCCGGACATGTTGCTAACTTGTGCCAGGCCAAAACTCTCCACAATATTAGATATGCATTCGACACAGTTAGCGACAAGCCTGGGGAGCTTATTGGTGAGTGAAGGCTCCAAAAGCTCGATAGAGTGTTCCACGGACCGATCGAGCGATACTAAGATAAGGACGCATTCCTGGGCTTTGGCCTTTGTCGAGTTACGCGATGAACTGAGGCCTTTCTCGGCCAGTAACGGCAGCCAGCGCCCACGCATTTCGTCTGAGCGCGGCGTATCCCGGAACTCGCATAGATACTCAAGCATATTTTGCAGTGCTGTTATCGCTTGCTCCTGTGCTACAACATTAGAGTCCACAATATAGCCGGCGAACAAGTCAGGGTTGGCCCAATACTGCGCGAGTTCCCGCGGGACAGATGTCacagaagctttttggaacagCGCCTGCAGCTCCTGGTACCCGTGCAGGCGCGCCTTCCATAGCTTGTGATCCAATCTTTCGGAGAGCGGCAGAGAGGTAAAATCGCCGTCTTCGGAGTCTGCCATGCTGCGCGAATCTGTGCTGATGCGTGTTTACGCAGACATCGAACGCTCAGATCACAAACGCACGGTAAATAGAGGTCTGCCATGCGCTTCATTTCGCAGTGGCCGGGTAACTGCTCATCGCGTGCCAGAAAGGACCCTAATCGGCGGCCATTGGCCTCGGATTGCTAGCAAGTGAATTGTCGACTACAAGGTTCATAGTAGTTACAGTGAGCTACAGACTCTGGCTTTCGAGATTCTCCAAGGCCTCTTCCTTCGTTAGGCTCTCTTTCCAActaatgtttttgatggcTAACTCGACATTCCACTTAGAAAACACATGAACGTAATTAAAGCGCATAAACACAAAAAAAACGGTGAAGAACAATGAAAAAGGTCGCCTGGGCATTGTAATGATGATGTGAATGTCAATACCGCGATATGAGGCTATCCCATTATGTGTGCGACTCGAACGGGCGCCTTGCCGCCAAGCACGTGATaatacaacaacaacaggcTAAGACGGGTGCTGAGACCAAGCCGCAGCTCCAGGGAACGCAAAGGCCATGATTCAAATGCGAAGCACGCGTAAGATACACGCGACATTGCAACTGCAAGCTTCGCGTTAGCAAGAACATCCGCTGTTAATCGTTCTGAACGTCAGAGACGCACGAATAAAACAAGTGGATATATGCTTAACTTCTCTGCCCTTCTTTCGAAATAAGGCAAtttggccgagtggttaaggcgtAAGATTAGAAAtcttttgggctctgccCGCGCAGGTTCGAATCCTGCAGTTGTCGTTATTTCTTTTTTGCCGCTCTAAACGGCCCTTTTTTCCCTTTTAGATATATGGATTAAGGTGCTCGAGAATAGACTAGGCAAAAGAGGACCAATTGAGCTAATCAAAGCCTATAGAGACATACGTTATCAATTAGTTGGGCTTGTGGGCTTGTCCGCCTGTATTACACATCTACgattttctttctcttctaCTCACGGCTGCAAGACAGGGCTGATAAATCTCACGAGTCGTAGGATTACTCATTTCCGCACACTGGAACAAGTACTTAAAAATGCTAGAAGCTTGACCGTCCACTGTTGGGCGTCTATTAGCAAGCAGACTCGCTAGACTCTTGTTATTAATTGCTGCGGTTACCCATGCTAAAAGCTTACTAACCCCGTGCTCTAGAACTTTTTCGCCAGAGTATATAAGAGCCACAGGACTCCAAGGAAGGTGCGGCATTACCTTTGAGTTTCGCTACCAGAGAACTCGACAAGACTCGCTGCTCACATACACGTACATCACACTTCATTAACAATGGTTGCTCAAATTGGTTCCGCTTCTGAATTCGAACAGGCCGTCAAGGTCGACAAGCTGGTTGTTGTCGACTTTTTCGCCACCTGGTGCGGTCCTTGCAAGATGATTGCTCCTATGATCGAAAAGTTCGCCGAGCAGTACCCAAGTGCCGCCTTCTACAAGCTAGACGTCGACCAGGTCCCTGAGGTCGCCCAGCAGAACGAAGTCTCCGCCATGCCAACCATCCTGCTGTTCAAGAACGGCCAGGTCATCGACAAGGTTGTTGGCGCCAACCCAGCTGCCATCAAGCAGAAAATCGCTGCCCACGCCTAAGCGTCGCTTGGAAGCATCTCGTCCTGTAATTCTATATACGCGTCTATCGAAATAATATAAGTTTCATTTTAGGAGCTCCTGGATCTCACCGTCAGTGTATCCAAAGATGTAGAACGCGTCTTGCATAGAGCGCGTGTTGAGCTTGGAAGGTGCGGCAGCCTGGACCTTGGGCTTCGCGTTCCAGGCAATTCCGAACCCAGCAACGCCCATCGCAGGCAAGTCGTTTCCGCCGTCTCCAACCATCACCGTGGCTTCGATTGGCACTCCGTGCTCGCGCGCAAGCTCGATCAACGTCGCAGCCTTGCACTCGCCATCCACAACGTCCCCGAGGGTGTAGCCGCTCAGCACCTCCTCGCCCGTGCTCGCGTCCGTCTCTGTGGCCAGTACGTTGGCCCGTGCGAAATCCAGTCCCAGCACCTCCTTCATGTGATTGGCAAATGGCGTAAACCCGCCACTTAAAACAGCGAGCTTACATCCGGTCTTTTGCAAGCCTCGCGTAAGCTCTGGAACACCCTCTGTCACCCGCAGCTTCGCCTTGATCTCGTCGTACAGTGTAGCTGTTTTGATACCCTTCAGCAGAGCCACGCGCTCCTGCAAGGACTGCTTGAAGTCCAGCTCATTATTCATGGCACGCTCTGTGATTTCAGCCACACGGTCCTCGACTTGCGCATACGCAGCAATCAATTCAATGACTTCCTGATAGATCAAGGTCGAGTCCATGTCGAACACTACGAGACCTTTTTTCTTGCGCCACTCCGAGTTCTTCTGCACAATAACATCCAAAATGCCATTGCCAAGGCTACCCATGGTTTCTTTAATGACAGCGACATCTTTTTGGGTCCTTAAAAAGAAGTCATAAGCTCTCACAGACAGCGCTTTTTCCTGCTCTAGTTCGACGTCAGAGAGATCATTCAGGAACGCGCGAAACCCGCTCTTGGTTTGCTCAGAGAGCTCAGAACCATGTGCTATCAGAGTGACTACTATCTCAGCGGAAGACATTTCCAATCTTGCGGGCGTGCTTATTTCTGTTCCCAAATGAGCTTCGCTTCATTTAAGATTCATTTTCGATATTGTCAAGAAGTCaatgaaaaaaatgatCAATTTAAGATCGCTATTAGCTTGAAGGCCTCATCAGCGATATCCGAGCTACCGAGCTATAAGAAGCCCGGCACCAGGTAACATATCACTTTCCCAATGAGCAAGTCACTTCGTATTCTGGTTCCCGTCAAGCGGGTTATTGACTATGCTATTAAACCCAGAATCAACAAGGCTGGAACAGGAGTTGAGAAAACGGGTGTTAAGTTCAGTATGAACCCGTTCGATGACATTGCCGTCGAAGAGGCAGTGCGCATTAGagaaaagcacaagaagctCGTGGAAAACATCCACGCGGTTTCCATTGGCCCTTTGAAGGCTCAAGACATTCTGAGAACTGCATTGGCCAAGGGTGCCGACACTTGTAGTCACGTCGACGTCAAAGAAGCCGAGCTAGAGCCTCTGGCAGTTGCAAAAATCCTAAAAGAGATGGTAGCAAAGCAGAATGCGAACTTGGTCATTCTAGGCAAGCAAAGTATTGACGACGATTGCAATAACACAGGTCAGATGTTGGCAGGACTACTGAACTGGCCACAGGCCACATTCGCCGCCAAAGTTGAAATAGACGAGGCTAATATGACCGCCAGAGTGACCCGTGAGATTGACGGTGGTGAGGAGACCGTAAGTGCTCCACTGCCGCTAGTAGTCACCACTGACCTACGTCTAAACCAACCACGTTATGCTACACTTCCTAACCTGAtgaaggccaagaagaagccttTGGAAAAGCTATCTCTATCTGATTTTAGCAAGGTGGACGCTGAGCCTAGACTCAAGGTCATGAAGGTTGAAGAGCCTCCCACGCGTTCTGCGGGCATCAAGGTCGGCTCGGTGGACGAACTGATcgaaaaattgaaagaagtGAAGGCTATCTAAATACATACGCACGGACATAGCATCCTTCCAGGATACAAATACGTTGGGTGGTTCTCATACGGAGTTTTCTTTCACCTGCCTTCTAGACGGCGAGAGTACCGCGCAATCTGTGATACCAGGGGGCTGTTTCGAGAGGCAGTTCTCGGCGTACCATGTGTCGAAGCGTTTGCCTCTATCCTTTCGTTGCTTAATCGCCTGCGATATCTGACTGCACTCTTCAATCCACGCCTCTAGGTGTTGTTTTGCTGGTGTTGTTTCTGGCAGTGCCAGGGGTGGTAGATCAAGCTTGCGCTGTGCCTGCGGCAGCAAATCGGCATGCGCGTTCCGCAGAGGTATTTGATGTAGCACGTCTTCAGCTGATAATCCCATTTCTATGCGACTTGCGAGCTCCTGCGCGTTTTATTGCCCGGCTCAAGGGTGTCTAAACTTGACAAAAATTGGAGGGCACTAAGGTTCTGAAGTCAAAAAGTGTCAATGAGCATGCACAGGAAGATTCCGCAAGCCGACTAACACAGGAATAGTGCTCTTTCCTTCATCGCTGGGTTGAATTCAGATCGTAGAAGTCCAAAACCCTGCTTGTAGCCAGATTCACGTGACACCGTCACTCTTTATAATCTGTCAATAGCCTGATGTCAGGGCCTTTGTCCTTACAATGTCTTCCATAAATCAAGTTAAAGCATATTTGCATAGCTTTCAAATGCTCAACACAACTCCCATTAACATCGAAAAGTGGCTTCAGGAGAACGGCCATCTGCTGCAACCTCCTGTGAACAACTTCTGCCTTCACAGAGGTGGATTTACCGTCATGATTGTCGGCGGACCAAACGAGCGTACGGATTATCATGTGAACCCTACCCCAGAATGGTTTCACCAGAAAAAGGGATTTATGACCTTGCGGGTGGTGGACGAAACTCTACAAGGAAACGAGAGATTTAAAGACGTAACCATCGAGGAGGGTGACTCTTTTTTGCTTCCTGCAAATGTCCCACACAACCCTGTGAGATATGCTAACACGGTTGGCATCGTAGTCGAACAGGACAGACCCGAGGGTCAACACGATATGTTGAGATGGTATTGTTCGAACTGCCGCGAAGTTGTGTGTCAGTTTGACTTTCAGATGCTTGACTTGGGCACCCAGGTGAAAGAGGGAATTCAGAAATTCGACAGTGACAAAGAATACCGCATCTGCAAGAAGTGTGGCACTGAGAACTTCTCCAGTCCCCAGTAACTGAGCCACCTAGAGGGAATGCTGCGACTGTCATTATGTAAATAGTTTCATTCCCGGTTTTCCGGACGCTCTTCTATCGCACCCTACTTGGCTCTGCGCGTGATCACAACGAAAGGAGGCGAGGCTGCCTTCATGAGTGCTCGGGCGGGCACCATCGGCGCTTATTAGATATCAAAGCTCGCTTCATCCGCGCATGCAACGACAACGTTCATCGTCTTCGACCGGGCATCTGGAGTCACGTGTCAAAGAATACTCTGATCAAATAACATGGTAAATGCCGAAAAACTATATGCATTGATCTCAGTCACCTGCAGCCGACAAGTGACAATGGCATCATGCTTTTGCAATAAAGTGGACGTGACAGAGGGTACGCATGGTACGAGCTCCTCAGATGATGCACTAGTTTCATCCCAGGACCCACGCCATCCCGCGAACCTGATCTGCACGCTGTGCAAGATGTTCTACTACAACAACTGGGTCACGGGCACAGGCGGAGGGATCTCAATTAAGCACTCCAAGACAGGTCACATCTACATCGCACCATCTGGCGTCCAGAAGGAACAGCTAAAGCCAGCAGACATGTTTGTGATGGACCCTGCAAGCGGTTCATATTTGCGCACCCCACAACTATACAAGCCTAGCGCTTGCACGCCACTCTTCATGTCGTGCTACAAACAGCGCGACGCGGGCGCTGTGATCCACACGCATTCCCAGCACGCCGTCATGTGCTCTCTGATCTTTGATAAGGAGCTTCGTATCGCCAATATTGAGCAGATCAAAGCGATCCCGAGCGGCAAGAAAGACGCCAAAACAGGCAAGGACATCAATTTGTCGTTTTTCGACACGCTCGTGATTCCCATTATCGACAATACAGCGCACGAGGAGGACCTAACCGAGGGTCTGCAGGAGGCTCTCCAGAAATACCCCAACACGACCGCAGTCATCGTGAGAAGACACGGTATTTACGTGTGGGGCCCTAGCGTCGACAAAGCCAAAGTGTACAACGAGGCTATCGACTATTTGATGGAGGTGGCTTGGAAGATGCACCAGCTGGGCATTCCGCCCGACTGTGGCATTggagaagagaaaaagtaTTTGTAATGTACATAATGTGGCTATTTACCGGCTTTCATTCCCCAGACACGCTGCCAGATCAGGTGTTCGTCAGGTACTATATTCTTGGTGTCCTTGAGTTGGGCGCTGACGGATTCGGCGCCGAAATCAGGCTGAGGAGAAGACTCCTCTTCTAGCAGACCGCAACAAACTACTTGGTTCCCTCGCACGAGGTAAGAGCTAGCTACTACGTCTCCAGAAACCCGGTCTCGCACGTCTGAGAGCAGAAGGTTTGTGCTTTTGTCAAACCCTTCTAGCATCGCTTTAACGCACTGGCCATCGGTCGTGACAACCACAATGCGCTTGTTGAGGAAATCCTTCAACAACGGCGACATATATACGCTGTGGCTTGCTGCGATATCTCGACGACCAACTGAGATGGACCAGCACAACCGTATCTTTTATAGTACGAAATCCTTATTATACCATTTCGTACGCAATGCTATCAACAGCATCGCCGAAGTGATCAAATTCTGCTTCGTCCCAATAAATAAGCGCCCAGCCAAATACAGCTGCGACGTGTGACTATTAGTATGGCCGAAAGCGAAGCCAGTACAGACTGCTCCTCCCCAAGGCAGTACACGGAAGAGGAGACCGACCAACAACTACTACAATGGGCTGGGAgacttgaacttgagtcGATCGACTTGCGGGAAAAGTCGTCCGACCTCCTGAGAGCTCTAGAGGCAAATTCACGCAAGCTGCAGGATTCCTATGAAAAGATCAATACCGCCTCTGGCtggctcaaaaatgcaaaagGTAAGCTGAATTACGATACCCCAGAGCTGCGCGCTACTGTCATACTAACCCTCATATAAGAGGTTCGCGGCCAGCTCACGAAAGTGGAAGCCGCGCAGAAAGATAACGTGGCGAAGGTCATGGCCCTCGAGAAGCGCGTTGATGAAACCGGAACACAGACACGTTTGAGCGTGGAAACACACAGTGCTGAGCTCGTCAAGACAGTAGAGACCGCCCGAGACCTGGTTTTGAACTTAGGCCGGCAGAACGAGAACATGCTGGCAATCATGCAATCTTTGTCCAATGAGACGCAGCTGGTTGTACAGAGGCAGGTAGGACTCGAGCAGCAAGTGCGGCAGCTTCGAGAAGGGCTGATCACGTGGAAAGAGGAGCTTTcagatcacgtgacagatACCGTTAGAAGTGCCATCGAAGCTGCGACCTCGATGTCTTCAGTAGTACGGAACCACAAGCATACGCAGCACGTCGACATGCGTGTGACAAAGCCTGTGTCGCCTGTTTCCTCGCGCGAACATACGCGGAAACTGCGCACTCAGACTTCAACTGCGATGCGCTGGATTATTCCATGGGAGGAAATCACCGAAAACGAAACTCTGCTCTCGTCCGAGCTGTGAAGACATTTTACGTTGGTTTAATAAATATCTGAAGGGTCATGGCCGAGTTTTCCGAGATTCTCCAAGTCAGCTGCTTCATGCGGCTCGCGTTTTCTCTTCAACGCCCGTGACTGTTCTGTCGGCGTCAATGTGCACTACCAGAGCTGCCTCAGTGCCCAAGCTGCCGTGCTCCATGAGGGACCGGTAATACAGCTCGTAACAGGGCATGTACCTCAGCACAAACGCCTTGACTTGCTCCTCATTCATTCCGCTACCGTATTTCGCAATCATCTGCGCCTCCTGTTGCTGCCTCCAGCGGTAAATGTTGGCCACGTCGGCCGCGATCACAACGCCCACCGACCGAAATGTTGGGTTGTTCCAAAGAGCACGTGCGTAAGCTCCTAGACCCGAATCTACTTGGAGCAGATGCTGCAGTTCGTGCGTCCGTAGCAGTTTTCCCCGCGGCGAGGACACCTCGGACCGCATTTGTTCCAGCGTCTTCTCGCCGACGGCCTCAAACCCCAGGAACCAGCCCTCCACGATCACCACGTCTACGGGCAGTGCTACCTCGTCCGCGCTGGCAGACCTGTCGCCCTCCCCGCCGAAGAGCGATTTGTCGTACACGGGCACATGCACAGAACCTTTATTTTCATGCAAACGCTGCATGAAACTGTCAAGAAGACGCATGTCGTGCGTGCCCGGGAGGCCCCGCCCTTGTTGAAGGCCATTGCCCGAGTTGTTGTTCGACACTTTCTGCTGGTCAGCATGTGTGAGGTAAAAGTCGTCGATTGAGACGCAGAGGCATTTCAGCTCCGGCCTCAGTTCATGCAGCTTTTGTTTTATGGCGTGCGTGGAAGTCGTCTTGCCGGAGCCTTGAGGACCGGAGATAAGGACCAAAAATGGGGATCGGTCATCCCCCTCTTTTCCCTCGGGCTTGCTGTCATAATGGGTCAGTACGAAATGTGTGGATTCGTCCACGAGCGTTCTCTTGGTCATTAAGGGCGAGCAGAGGAAAAAAATATATTTATAAGGCGAAAAAGCAGGCTGCGCCGATTGGAGAGTTAAGTGTCTCT contains:
- the TDA10 gene encoding putative ATP-dependent kinase (similar to uniprot|P42938 Saccharomyces cerevisiae YGR205W Protein that binds ATP crystal structure resembles that of E.coli pantothenate kinase) gives rise to the protein MTKRTLVDESTHFVLTHYDSKPEGKEGDDRSPFLVLISGPQGSGKTTSTHAIKQKLHELRPELKCLCVSIDDFYLTHADQQKVSNNNSGNGLQQGRGLPGTHDMRLLDSFMQRLHENKGSVHVPVYDKSLFGGEGDRSASADEVALPVDVVIVEGWFLGFEAVGEKTLEQMRSEVSSPRGKLLRTHELQHLLQVDSGLGAYARALWNNPTFRSVGVVIAADVANIYRWRQQQEAQMIAKYGSGMNEEQVKAFVLRYMPCYELYYRSLMEHGSLGTEAALVVHIDADRTVTGVEEKTRAA